The Pimelobacter simplex genomic sequence TGCCGCAGCTCTCCCCGCCCCTGTCCGCCGCCGCTGCCGCGCCAGGCACGCCGTCCTCCTGGGGCGGCAACGTGTTCGGCGAGCTGGGCGACGGGACGACGACGCCGCACCGCACGGCCGCGGCGCTGGCCGGGCTGGACGACGTGGTCGACGTCCATACCGGGCGCGAGCACGCGGTCGCGCTCCGGGCGGACGGCACGGTCCTGACCTGGGGCAGCAACCAGATGGGCCAACTGGGGACCGGTCCGGGCGGCAACCGGCCGAGCCCGGCCGCGGTCGCCGGGCTGAGCGAGGTGACGATGGTCTCGACCGGGCACTACCACTCGCTGGCGCTGCGCGCCGACGGCTCGGTGTGGACGTGGGGCTACAACTTCGCCGGACAGCTCGGCGACGGCACGACGACGACCCGCAACCGCCCGGTCCGGGTCAGCGGGACGCGGACCTACGGCTTCGTCGCGGCCGGGCGCGACATGAGCTATGCGGTCGCGACAGACGGCACCGTGTGGGCGTGGGGGCTCAACGGCGACGGCCAGCTCGGCGACGGTACGACGACCAACCGCACCACGCCCGTCCGCGTCGGCACGCTCAGCGAGGTCACCCAGGTCGCCGGCGGGCGCGACCACGGGCTCGCGCTGCGCTCCGACGGCACGGTGTGGGCATGGGGCTGGAACGCCTACGGCCAGGTGGGCGACGGCACCCTGACCGACCGGACCGCGCCGGTGCAGGTCACCACGGGGGCGAGCATGGTCGCGGCGGGCGCACACCACTCCTACGCGCTGCGCACGAGCGGGCAGGTGCAGGCGTGGGGCCGCAACTACCGCAACGAGCTGGGTGACGGCACCACGACGCAGCGGACCCGGCCGGTCACCGTCCTCGGCGTCTCCGGCGCCGTGGCGATCGGCTCCGGGCGCGACCACGGGCTGGCGGCGCTGGCCGACGGCACGGTCCGCGCGTGGGGCCAGAACTCGTCGGGCCAGCTCGGCGACGGCACGACGACGAGCCGCTCCTCGGCGGTCACCGTCGTGGGCGTCAGCGAGGCGACCCGGGTGAGCGGGGGCGCGGAGTTCTCGGTCGCCCTGTCCACCCCGTCCGGGCCGCCGCCCAACCAGCCTCCGGTGGCGCGCGCGGCGGCGGACTGCACGCTGCTGGCCTGCACGTTCTCGGCGGCCGGCTCGGGTGATCCGGACGGCGTGATCACCGGCTACGCCTGGGACTTCGGCGACGGTACGACGGGCGCGGGCCCGAGCCCGGCGCACGACTACGCGGCGGCGGGCTCCTATCCCGTCACGCTCACGGTGACCGACGACGACGGCGCGACCGGGACCGCGACGACGACCGCGCTCGCGACCGAGCCCGGCACCGGTACGACGGCCGAGCTGCGCGCGGTGACCGGGGTCAGCCGGAACGCGGCGAGCGCGGCGCTCGCCGTACCGGGAGCGGTGCAGGCGGGCGACGTCCTCGTGCTGCTGGTCGCGACCAACCGGCTCGCCACGCTGACCACCCCGGCGGGCTGGACCCTGCTCGGCACCGTGACCGACGGCTCCGACCTGCGCTCGTGGGCGCTGACCCGGACGGCGGTCGCGGGCACCCCGGGCTCGACGGTGACGCTCACGCTCGACGCGACGAGCAAGGTCGACGCCACCCTCGCGGCGTACGACGGCGGCGGCGTGACGGCGACCGCCTCGCGCGTGGAGCCCGGCACCGGCGCGGCCCACCTGACGCCTGCCGCGAGCGTGAGCACCGCGGGCTCGCGCGTGGTCCAGCACTGGGTCACCAAGGTCAACAGCGCGCTCACCTGGACCGC encodes the following:
- a CDS encoding RCC1 domain-containing protein, whose translation is MARAFARVLDGISVGLLVSLLLCAQYLGLPQLSPPLSAAAAAPGTPSSWGGNVFGELGDGTTTPHRTAAALAGLDDVVDVHTGREHAVALRADGTVLTWGSNQMGQLGTGPGGNRPSPAAVAGLSEVTMVSTGHYHSLALRADGSVWTWGYNFAGQLGDGTTTTRNRPVRVSGTRTYGFVAAGRDMSYAVATDGTVWAWGLNGDGQLGDGTTTNRTTPVRVGTLSEVTQVAGGRDHGLALRSDGTVWAWGWNAYGQVGDGTLTDRTAPVQVTTGASMVAAGAHHSYALRTSGQVQAWGRNYRNELGDGTTTQRTRPVTVLGVSGAVAIGSGRDHGLAALADGTVRAWGQNSSGQLGDGTTTSRSSAVTVVGVSEATRVSGGAEFSVALSTPSGPPPNQPPVARAAADCTLLACTFSAAGSGDPDGVITGYAWDFGDGTTGAGPSPAHDYAAAGSYPVTLTVTDDDGATGTATTTALATEPGTGTTAELRAVTGVSRNAASAALAVPGAVQAGDVLVLLVATNRLATLTTPAGWTLLGTVTDGSDLRSWALTRTAVAGTPGSTVTLTLDATSKVDATLAAYDGGGVTATASRVEPGTGAAHLTPAASVSTAGSRVVQHWVTKVNSALTWTAPGDLVVRRTGTGSGSGQLGVLTADGGPAPAGTWAAHTATASVASGKAVAWTVVVAPDP